A portion of the Gadus macrocephalus chromosome 10, ASM3116895v1 genome contains these proteins:
- the hmgxb3 gene encoding HMG domain-containing protein 3 isoform X1 produces the protein MTDLPVEEDMDASETVQLYEDVNTEVVESCYTLQEVASPKKRKSKAQEDIHDKPKKPRSAYLLYYFDFHQVIQLESPNLPQSEINKRISESWKRLNVAEKGYYLEKAKLERDGVDTSSVTSTQDLSGFRKILPRANYVLMSKESPSGPQAVGGSLPPEPAPLESLEPPVPEGTSSVPLPPDTQHPALALDSEGEFSEQCIAIGGLAEEAASMTETTAALQGILPPSASCPPWAPEPLESRAAPSPCPDSCGVLLDAGAPTNPAVSVYSVVNSKPGDSVGGAEMQPMRQDIAQVVSILPAQNRVEPKSAAAVNSVSHVMMVSVGAGLNPNTKPSYIMAVKTYTRRGRGRCLAPGCAFVYVTRHKPPFCPECGNHLGGKWVPAAKKTAKQSKQFNQKAEISSSDGCQPTLSAADDGHSTSGPEDTKHGRGEGQRKQGLSQQPAAVKGEPLEGSSTKAPPRARQLKPTAKGITVKGHDKSHVTIKKRPVRHILPAYCTSVIPSVGRAVLQFITVPPDKGRVTCNNPKSVPTVPGQSMSGLKPSTLKQLGHIVPATAAGAPVQSPAAPRPGSQYVASLDSNILSVVPFKQNSVSSFDLGLSTARGRGRCKNPACNYVYKNRHKPADCPTCGWELTRKSSKGAKAAPLLDPYRPLSPAQRELQRRSTLLLLRRALQIPEGEAELQDVLALIQDLNGATVELPPSGQQGGARGDPGEGAAPPRSGWPRYFESAAVHCGLCQYPLFKGGQSTVAGQEDCWLLTGTLIQTASLQLKVCLNTQCLALHSFTDIHPGLFNIGNTLLVSLDLFLKMRDEIHLGQHPSDAAATVLDHIHRHPGNGRELRSQTPVWDISPPSHLLLDLYRGGTYSDPPSSIHALVPEEASRVQALLLSGYWAFESLTVRDYNDMICGVCGVAPKVEVAQRFPHNVLELHNVQFTWPETPGPDEVHVDDFWLTMESEAIEQAAFPSDIPVTQVDASIVAPFIPPLMRSPAVINTEKDKVPSDTAPPAGGAARLVRLIHEGQLRLDALEDHSEEELQAMLRCCGESPPPRPPGRTCLAPCSPCTLTSRTASPRPPAAPPPHRGEAVQGVPPQGGVRLQVPGPGRDGPGPRGPAGVVPLLAAGLRDGGGAGRGALHRPALPRAGGPNVGPQPGLLLGPAGQATGVRVCVCVCVCVCVCPTC, from the exons ATGA CGGACCTGCCGGTCGAGGAGGATATGGACGCCTCGGAAACGGTGCAGTTGTATGAGGATGTGAAcacggaggtggtggagagctGTTACACTCTGCAGGAAGTTGCATCCCctaaaaagagaaaaagtaaAGCACAGGAAGACATTCATGATAAACCCAAGAAGCCAAG GTCTGCCTACCTGCTCTACTACTTTGACTTCCACCAGGTGATCCAGCTGGAGAGCCCTAACCTGCCCCAGTCGGAGATTAACAAGCGCATCAGCGAGAGCTGGAAGAGGCTGAATGTGGCGGAGAAGGGCTACTACCTGGAGAAGGCCAAGCTGGAGAGAGATGGCGTGGACACA TCCTCAGTCACCTCCACCCAGGACCTCTCTGGATTCCGCAAGATCCTCCCCAGGGCCAACTACGTCCTCATGTCCAAAGAATCCCCCTCTGGTCCCCAGGCAGTGGGGGGGTCCCTCCCCCCAGAACCTGCCCCCCTGGAGTCTCTGGAGCCCCCGGTCCCCGAGGGGACGTCCTCCGTACCCCTTCCCCCAGACACCCAGCACCCCGCCCTGGCCCTGGACAGCGAGGGGGAGTTTTCCGAGCAGTGCATCGCCATCGGGGGGCTGGCGGAGGAGGCGGCCTCCATGACTGAAACCACCGCGGCCCTCCAGGGGATCCTCCCCCCGTCCGCCTCCTGCCCCCCCTGGGCCCCGGAGCCCCTGGAGTCCCGGGCCGCCCCCTCCCCGTGTCCGGACAGCTGTGGGGTGCTGCTGGACGCAGGCGCCCCCACCAACCCCGCCGTCAGCGTCTATAGCGTCGTGAACTCCAAACCGGGGGATtctgtgggcggggctgagatgCAGCCGATGAGGCAGGACATAGCGCAGGTGGTCTCCATCTTACCTGCCCAG AACCGGGTGGAGCCCAAGTCTGCGGCCGCTGTCAACTCCGTCAGCCACGTGATGATGGTGTCCGTGGGCGCCGGGCTCAACCCTAACACAAAGCCTTCGTATATAATG GCGGTGAAGACCTATaccaggagggggcgtggccggtgCCTGGCGCCTGGCTGTGCCTTCGTCTACGTGACCCGCCACAAACCGCCCTTCTGCCCAGAGTGTGGCAACCATCTAGGGGGCAAATGGGTACCTGCT GCTAAGAAAACCGCGAAGCAATCGAAGCAATTCAACCAGAAAGCTGAGATCAGCTCTAGTGACGGCTGTCAACCCACGCTGTCTGCTGCTGACGACGGGCACTCGACCAGCGGCCCTGAGGACACGAAGCACGGCCGGGGCGAAGGCCAGAGGAAGCAGGGCCTCAGCCAGCAGCCTGCAGCCGTGAAGGGAgaaccactagagggcagcagcACCAAAGCACCGCCGCGAGCACG ACAATTGAAACCAACTGCCAAAGGCATTACGGTCAAAGGTCACGATAAAAGTCACGTGACCATAAAGAAGAGACCAGTCAGGCACATCCTGCCAGCCTACTGCACCAGTG TTATTCCGTCTGTAGGCCGCGCTGTGCTCCAGTTCATAACGGTTCCTCCAGACAAGGGAAGAGTCACCTGCAACAACCCCAAATCTGTCCCCACAG TCCCCGGTCAGAGCATGTCCGGTCTCAAACCCAGTACCCTGAAGCAGCTGGGCCACATCGTCCCGGCAACAGCAGCTGGAGCCCCGGTGCAG AGCCCCGCCGCGCCCCGCCCAGGGAGCCAGTACGTCGCCTCGCTGGACTCCAACATCCTGTCGGTCGTGCCCTTCAAGCAGAACTCCGTCTCCAGCTTC GACCTGGGTCTGTCGACGGCGCGGGGGCGCGGCCGCTGTAAGAACCCCGCCTGCAACTACGTGTACAAGAACCGGCACAAGCCGGCCGACTGCCCCACGTGTGGGTGGGAGCTGACCCGCAAGAGCAGCAAGGGGGCCAAG GCCGCCCCGCTGCTGGACCCCTACCGgcccctcagccccgcccagagGGAGCTCCAGCGCCGCTccactctgctgctgctccggcGCGCGCTGCAGATCCCCGAGGGCGAGGCGGAGCTCCAGGACGTGCTGGCCCTCATCCAGGACCTCAACGGGGCCACGGTGGAGCTGCCCCCATCGGGGCAGCAGGGCGGGGCCCGAGGCGACCCGGGGGAGGGGGCCGCCCCGCCGCGCTCCGGCTGGCCGCGCTACTTCGAGTCGGCCGCCGTCCACTGCGGCCTCTGCCAGTACCCGCTCTTCAAGGGGGGCCAGAG caCCGTGGCAGGACAGGAGGACTGCTGGCTGCTCACCGGGACGTTGATCCAGACGGCGTCTCTGCAGCTGAAAGTCTGTCTGAACACGCAGTGTCTGGCGCTGCACAGCTTCACGGACATCCACCCag GTTTGTTCAACATCGGCAACACGCTGCTGGTGAGTCTGGACCTGTTCCTGAAGATGAGGGATGAGATCCACCTGGGTCAGCACCCGTCAGACGCTGCTGCCACCGTCCTGGACCACATCCACCGTCACCCTGGTAACGGCCGGGAGCTCCGCTCTCAGACCCCTGTCTGGGACATTTCCCCTCCTTCCCATCTTCTACTGGATCTCTACCGGGGCGGGACTTATTCTGATCCCCCGTCTTCTA TCCACGCCCTGGTCCCGGAGGAGGCGTCCCGGGTGCAGGCCCTGCTGCTGAGCGGCTACTGGGCCTTCGAGAGCCTGACGGTCCGGGACTACAACGACATGATCTGCGGGGTGTGTGGCGTGGCCCCCAAGGTGGAGGTGGCCCAGCGCTTCCCCCACAACGTCCTGGAGCTCCACAACGTGCAG TTCACGTGGCCGGAGACCCCCGGTCCGGACGAGGTCCACGTGGACGACTTCTGGCTGACCATGGAGAGCGAGGCCATCGAGCAGGCGGCCTTCCCCTCGGACATCCCCGTCACGCAGGTGGACGCCTCCATCGTGGCCCCCTTCATCCCCCCACTGATGCGGAGCCCGGCCGTCATCAACACGGAGAAGGACAAGGTCCCCTCCGACACGGCGCCCCCCGCAG GGGGCGCGGCGAGGCTGGTCCGGCTGATCCACGAGGGCCAGCTGAGGCTGGACGCGCTGGAGGATCACTcggaggaggagctccaggccaTGCTGCGCTGCTGCGGAGAGAGCCCCCCGCCCAGGCCACCAGG GAGGACCTGCTTGGCTCCCTGCTCTCCCTGTACGCTCACGTCCAGAACGGCCTCTCCACGGCCGCCAGccgcccccccacctcaccgcgGGGAAGCTGTCCAAGGTGTGCCCCCACAAG gtggtgtgCGGCTCCAAGTACCTGGTCCGGGGCGAGACGGCCCGGGACCACGTGGACCTGCTGGTGTCGTCCCGCTACTGGCCGCCGGTCTACGTGACGGAGGCGGCGCGGGCCGTGGCGCTCTGCACCGACCTGCACTACCCCGAGCTGGGGGGCCCAATGTGGGGCCGCAACCAGGGCTGCTTCTCGGACCCGCTGGACAGGCCAcaggtgtgcgcgtgtgtgtgtgtgtgtgtgtgtgtgtgtgtgtgtgtccaacctGTTAG
- the hmgxb3 gene encoding HMG domain-containing protein 3 isoform X3, producing MTDLPVEEDMDASETVQLYEDVNTEVVESCYTLQEVASPKKRKSKAQEDIHDKPKKPRSAYLLYYFDFHQVIQLESPNLPQSEINKRISESWKRLNVAEKGYYLEKAKLERDGVDTSSVTSTQDLSGFRKILPRANYVLMSKESPSGPQAVGGSLPPEPAPLESLEPPVPEGTSSVPLPPDTQHPALALDSEGEFSEQCIAIGGLAEEAASMTETTAALQGILPPSASCPPWAPEPLESRAAPSPCPDSCGVLLDAGAPTNPAVSVYSVVNSKPGDSVGGAEMQPMRQDIAQVVSILPAQNRVEPKSAAAVNSVSHVMMVSVGAGLNPNTKPSYIMAVKTYTRRGRGRCLAPGCAFVYVTRHKPPFCPECGNHLGGKWVPAAKKTAKQSKQFNQKAEISSSDGCQPTLSAADDGHSTSGPEDTKHGRGEGQRKQGLSQQPAAVKGEPLEGSSTKAPPRARQLKPTAKGITVKGHDKSHVTIKKRPVRHILPAYCTSVIPSVGRAVLQFITVPPDKGRVTCNNPKSVPTVPGQSMSGLKPSTLKQLGHIVPATAAGAPVQSPAAPRPGSQYVASLDSNILSVVPFKQNSVSSFDLGLSTARGRGRCKNPACNYVYKNRHKPADCPTCGWELTRKSSKGAKAAPLLDPYRPLSPAQRELQRRSTLLLLRRALQIPEGEAELQDVLALIQDLNGATVELPPSGQQGGARGDPGEGAAPPRSGWPRYFESAAVHCGLCQYPLFKGGQSTVAGQEDCWLLTGTLIQTASLQLKVCLNTQCLALHSFTDIHPGLFNIGNTLLVSLDLFLKMRDEIHLGQHPSDAAATVLDHIHRHPVHALVPEEASRVQALLLSGYWAFESLTVRDYNDMICGVCGVAPKVEVAQRFPHNVLELHNVQFTWPETPGPDEVHVDDFWLTMESEAIEQAAFPSDIPVTQVDASIVAPFIPPLMRSPAVINTEKDKVPSDTAPPAGGAARLVRLIHEGQLRLDALEDHSEEELQAMLRCCGESPPPRPPGRTCLAPCSPCTLTSRTASPRPPAAPPPHRGEAVQGVPPQGGVRLQVPGPGRDGPGPRGPAGVVPLLAAGLRDGGGAGRGALHRPALPRAGGPNVGPQPGLLLGPAGQATGVRVCVCVCVCVCVCPTC from the exons ATGA CGGACCTGCCGGTCGAGGAGGATATGGACGCCTCGGAAACGGTGCAGTTGTATGAGGATGTGAAcacggaggtggtggagagctGTTACACTCTGCAGGAAGTTGCATCCCctaaaaagagaaaaagtaaAGCACAGGAAGACATTCATGATAAACCCAAGAAGCCAAG GTCTGCCTACCTGCTCTACTACTTTGACTTCCACCAGGTGATCCAGCTGGAGAGCCCTAACCTGCCCCAGTCGGAGATTAACAAGCGCATCAGCGAGAGCTGGAAGAGGCTGAATGTGGCGGAGAAGGGCTACTACCTGGAGAAGGCCAAGCTGGAGAGAGATGGCGTGGACACA TCCTCAGTCACCTCCACCCAGGACCTCTCTGGATTCCGCAAGATCCTCCCCAGGGCCAACTACGTCCTCATGTCCAAAGAATCCCCCTCTGGTCCCCAGGCAGTGGGGGGGTCCCTCCCCCCAGAACCTGCCCCCCTGGAGTCTCTGGAGCCCCCGGTCCCCGAGGGGACGTCCTCCGTACCCCTTCCCCCAGACACCCAGCACCCCGCCCTGGCCCTGGACAGCGAGGGGGAGTTTTCCGAGCAGTGCATCGCCATCGGGGGGCTGGCGGAGGAGGCGGCCTCCATGACTGAAACCACCGCGGCCCTCCAGGGGATCCTCCCCCCGTCCGCCTCCTGCCCCCCCTGGGCCCCGGAGCCCCTGGAGTCCCGGGCCGCCCCCTCCCCGTGTCCGGACAGCTGTGGGGTGCTGCTGGACGCAGGCGCCCCCACCAACCCCGCCGTCAGCGTCTATAGCGTCGTGAACTCCAAACCGGGGGATtctgtgggcggggctgagatgCAGCCGATGAGGCAGGACATAGCGCAGGTGGTCTCCATCTTACCTGCCCAG AACCGGGTGGAGCCCAAGTCTGCGGCCGCTGTCAACTCCGTCAGCCACGTGATGATGGTGTCCGTGGGCGCCGGGCTCAACCCTAACACAAAGCCTTCGTATATAATG GCGGTGAAGACCTATaccaggagggggcgtggccggtgCCTGGCGCCTGGCTGTGCCTTCGTCTACGTGACCCGCCACAAACCGCCCTTCTGCCCAGAGTGTGGCAACCATCTAGGGGGCAAATGGGTACCTGCT GCTAAGAAAACCGCGAAGCAATCGAAGCAATTCAACCAGAAAGCTGAGATCAGCTCTAGTGACGGCTGTCAACCCACGCTGTCTGCTGCTGACGACGGGCACTCGACCAGCGGCCCTGAGGACACGAAGCACGGCCGGGGCGAAGGCCAGAGGAAGCAGGGCCTCAGCCAGCAGCCTGCAGCCGTGAAGGGAgaaccactagagggcagcagcACCAAAGCACCGCCGCGAGCACG ACAATTGAAACCAACTGCCAAAGGCATTACGGTCAAAGGTCACGATAAAAGTCACGTGACCATAAAGAAGAGACCAGTCAGGCACATCCTGCCAGCCTACTGCACCAGTG TTATTCCGTCTGTAGGCCGCGCTGTGCTCCAGTTCATAACGGTTCCTCCAGACAAGGGAAGAGTCACCTGCAACAACCCCAAATCTGTCCCCACAG TCCCCGGTCAGAGCATGTCCGGTCTCAAACCCAGTACCCTGAAGCAGCTGGGCCACATCGTCCCGGCAACAGCAGCTGGAGCCCCGGTGCAG AGCCCCGCCGCGCCCCGCCCAGGGAGCCAGTACGTCGCCTCGCTGGACTCCAACATCCTGTCGGTCGTGCCCTTCAAGCAGAACTCCGTCTCCAGCTTC GACCTGGGTCTGTCGACGGCGCGGGGGCGCGGCCGCTGTAAGAACCCCGCCTGCAACTACGTGTACAAGAACCGGCACAAGCCGGCCGACTGCCCCACGTGTGGGTGGGAGCTGACCCGCAAGAGCAGCAAGGGGGCCAAG GCCGCCCCGCTGCTGGACCCCTACCGgcccctcagccccgcccagagGGAGCTCCAGCGCCGCTccactctgctgctgctccggcGCGCGCTGCAGATCCCCGAGGGCGAGGCGGAGCTCCAGGACGTGCTGGCCCTCATCCAGGACCTCAACGGGGCCACGGTGGAGCTGCCCCCATCGGGGCAGCAGGGCGGGGCCCGAGGCGACCCGGGGGAGGGGGCCGCCCCGCCGCGCTCCGGCTGGCCGCGCTACTTCGAGTCGGCCGCCGTCCACTGCGGCCTCTGCCAGTACCCGCTCTTCAAGGGGGGCCAGAG caCCGTGGCAGGACAGGAGGACTGCTGGCTGCTCACCGGGACGTTGATCCAGACGGCGTCTCTGCAGCTGAAAGTCTGTCTGAACACGCAGTGTCTGGCGCTGCACAGCTTCACGGACATCCACCCag GTTTGTTCAACATCGGCAACACGCTGCTGGTGAGTCTGGACCTGTTCCTGAAGATGAGGGATGAGATCCACCTGGGTCAGCACCCGTCAGACGCTGCTGCCACCGTCCTGGACCACATCCACCGTCACCCTG TCCACGCCCTGGTCCCGGAGGAGGCGTCCCGGGTGCAGGCCCTGCTGCTGAGCGGCTACTGGGCCTTCGAGAGCCTGACGGTCCGGGACTACAACGACATGATCTGCGGGGTGTGTGGCGTGGCCCCCAAGGTGGAGGTGGCCCAGCGCTTCCCCCACAACGTCCTGGAGCTCCACAACGTGCAG TTCACGTGGCCGGAGACCCCCGGTCCGGACGAGGTCCACGTGGACGACTTCTGGCTGACCATGGAGAGCGAGGCCATCGAGCAGGCGGCCTTCCCCTCGGACATCCCCGTCACGCAGGTGGACGCCTCCATCGTGGCCCCCTTCATCCCCCCACTGATGCGGAGCCCGGCCGTCATCAACACGGAGAAGGACAAGGTCCCCTCCGACACGGCGCCCCCCGCAG GGGGCGCGGCGAGGCTGGTCCGGCTGATCCACGAGGGCCAGCTGAGGCTGGACGCGCTGGAGGATCACTcggaggaggagctccaggccaTGCTGCGCTGCTGCGGAGAGAGCCCCCCGCCCAGGCCACCAGG GAGGACCTGCTTGGCTCCCTGCTCTCCCTGTACGCTCACGTCCAGAACGGCCTCTCCACGGCCGCCAGccgcccccccacctcaccgcgGGGAAGCTGTCCAAGGTGTGCCCCCACAAG gtggtgtgCGGCTCCAAGTACCTGGTCCGGGGCGAGACGGCCCGGGACCACGTGGACCTGCTGGTGTCGTCCCGCTACTGGCCGCCGGTCTACGTGACGGAGGCGGCGCGGGCCGTGGCGCTCTGCACCGACCTGCACTACCCCGAGCTGGGGGGCCCAATGTGGGGCCGCAACCAGGGCTGCTTCTCGGACCCGCTGGACAGGCCAcaggtgtgcgcgtgtgtgtgtgtgtgtgtgtgtgtgtgtgtgtgtgtccaacctGTTAG
- the hmgxb3 gene encoding HMG domain-containing protein 3 isoform X2, protein MDASETVQLYEDVNTEVVESCYTLQEVASPKKRKSKAQEDIHDKPKKPRSAYLLYYFDFHQVIQLESPNLPQSEINKRISESWKRLNVAEKGYYLEKAKLERDGVDTSSVTSTQDLSGFRKILPRANYVLMSKESPSGPQAVGGSLPPEPAPLESLEPPVPEGTSSVPLPPDTQHPALALDSEGEFSEQCIAIGGLAEEAASMTETTAALQGILPPSASCPPWAPEPLESRAAPSPCPDSCGVLLDAGAPTNPAVSVYSVVNSKPGDSVGGAEMQPMRQDIAQVVSILPAQNRVEPKSAAAVNSVSHVMMVSVGAGLNPNTKPSYIMAVKTYTRRGRGRCLAPGCAFVYVTRHKPPFCPECGNHLGGKWVPAAKKTAKQSKQFNQKAEISSSDGCQPTLSAADDGHSTSGPEDTKHGRGEGQRKQGLSQQPAAVKGEPLEGSSTKAPPRARQLKPTAKGITVKGHDKSHVTIKKRPVRHILPAYCTSVIPSVGRAVLQFITVPPDKGRVTCNNPKSVPTVPGQSMSGLKPSTLKQLGHIVPATAAGAPVQSPAAPRPGSQYVASLDSNILSVVPFKQNSVSSFDLGLSTARGRGRCKNPACNYVYKNRHKPADCPTCGWELTRKSSKGAKAAPLLDPYRPLSPAQRELQRRSTLLLLRRALQIPEGEAELQDVLALIQDLNGATVELPPSGQQGGARGDPGEGAAPPRSGWPRYFESAAVHCGLCQYPLFKGGQSTVAGQEDCWLLTGTLIQTASLQLKVCLNTQCLALHSFTDIHPGLFNIGNTLLVSLDLFLKMRDEIHLGQHPSDAAATVLDHIHRHPGNGRELRSQTPVWDISPPSHLLLDLYRGGTYSDPPSSIHALVPEEASRVQALLLSGYWAFESLTVRDYNDMICGVCGVAPKVEVAQRFPHNVLELHNVQFTWPETPGPDEVHVDDFWLTMESEAIEQAAFPSDIPVTQVDASIVAPFIPPLMRSPAVINTEKDKVPSDTAPPAGGAARLVRLIHEGQLRLDALEDHSEEELQAMLRCCGESPPPRPPGRTCLAPCSPCTLTSRTASPRPPAAPPPHRGEAVQGVPPQGGVRLQVPGPGRDGPGPRGPAGVVPLLAAGLRDGGGAGRGALHRPALPRAGGPNVGPQPGLLLGPAGQATGVRVCVCVCVCVCVCPTC, encoded by the exons ATGGACGCCTCGGAAACGGTGCAGTTGTATGAGGATGTGAAcacggaggtggtggagagctGTTACACTCTGCAGGAAGTTGCATCCCctaaaaagagaaaaagtaaAGCACAGGAAGACATTCATGATAAACCCAAGAAGCCAAG GTCTGCCTACCTGCTCTACTACTTTGACTTCCACCAGGTGATCCAGCTGGAGAGCCCTAACCTGCCCCAGTCGGAGATTAACAAGCGCATCAGCGAGAGCTGGAAGAGGCTGAATGTGGCGGAGAAGGGCTACTACCTGGAGAAGGCCAAGCTGGAGAGAGATGGCGTGGACACA TCCTCAGTCACCTCCACCCAGGACCTCTCTGGATTCCGCAAGATCCTCCCCAGGGCCAACTACGTCCTCATGTCCAAAGAATCCCCCTCTGGTCCCCAGGCAGTGGGGGGGTCCCTCCCCCCAGAACCTGCCCCCCTGGAGTCTCTGGAGCCCCCGGTCCCCGAGGGGACGTCCTCCGTACCCCTTCCCCCAGACACCCAGCACCCCGCCCTGGCCCTGGACAGCGAGGGGGAGTTTTCCGAGCAGTGCATCGCCATCGGGGGGCTGGCGGAGGAGGCGGCCTCCATGACTGAAACCACCGCGGCCCTCCAGGGGATCCTCCCCCCGTCCGCCTCCTGCCCCCCCTGGGCCCCGGAGCCCCTGGAGTCCCGGGCCGCCCCCTCCCCGTGTCCGGACAGCTGTGGGGTGCTGCTGGACGCAGGCGCCCCCACCAACCCCGCCGTCAGCGTCTATAGCGTCGTGAACTCCAAACCGGGGGATtctgtgggcggggctgagatgCAGCCGATGAGGCAGGACATAGCGCAGGTGGTCTCCATCTTACCTGCCCAG AACCGGGTGGAGCCCAAGTCTGCGGCCGCTGTCAACTCCGTCAGCCACGTGATGATGGTGTCCGTGGGCGCCGGGCTCAACCCTAACACAAAGCCTTCGTATATAATG GCGGTGAAGACCTATaccaggagggggcgtggccggtgCCTGGCGCCTGGCTGTGCCTTCGTCTACGTGACCCGCCACAAACCGCCCTTCTGCCCAGAGTGTGGCAACCATCTAGGGGGCAAATGGGTACCTGCT GCTAAGAAAACCGCGAAGCAATCGAAGCAATTCAACCAGAAAGCTGAGATCAGCTCTAGTGACGGCTGTCAACCCACGCTGTCTGCTGCTGACGACGGGCACTCGACCAGCGGCCCTGAGGACACGAAGCACGGCCGGGGCGAAGGCCAGAGGAAGCAGGGCCTCAGCCAGCAGCCTGCAGCCGTGAAGGGAgaaccactagagggcagcagcACCAAAGCACCGCCGCGAGCACG ACAATTGAAACCAACTGCCAAAGGCATTACGGTCAAAGGTCACGATAAAAGTCACGTGACCATAAAGAAGAGACCAGTCAGGCACATCCTGCCAGCCTACTGCACCAGTG TTATTCCGTCTGTAGGCCGCGCTGTGCTCCAGTTCATAACGGTTCCTCCAGACAAGGGAAGAGTCACCTGCAACAACCCCAAATCTGTCCCCACAG TCCCCGGTCAGAGCATGTCCGGTCTCAAACCCAGTACCCTGAAGCAGCTGGGCCACATCGTCCCGGCAACAGCAGCTGGAGCCCCGGTGCAG AGCCCCGCCGCGCCCCGCCCAGGGAGCCAGTACGTCGCCTCGCTGGACTCCAACATCCTGTCGGTCGTGCCCTTCAAGCAGAACTCCGTCTCCAGCTTC GACCTGGGTCTGTCGACGGCGCGGGGGCGCGGCCGCTGTAAGAACCCCGCCTGCAACTACGTGTACAAGAACCGGCACAAGCCGGCCGACTGCCCCACGTGTGGGTGGGAGCTGACCCGCAAGAGCAGCAAGGGGGCCAAG GCCGCCCCGCTGCTGGACCCCTACCGgcccctcagccccgcccagagGGAGCTCCAGCGCCGCTccactctgctgctgctccggcGCGCGCTGCAGATCCCCGAGGGCGAGGCGGAGCTCCAGGACGTGCTGGCCCTCATCCAGGACCTCAACGGGGCCACGGTGGAGCTGCCCCCATCGGGGCAGCAGGGCGGGGCCCGAGGCGACCCGGGGGAGGGGGCCGCCCCGCCGCGCTCCGGCTGGCCGCGCTACTTCGAGTCGGCCGCCGTCCACTGCGGCCTCTGCCAGTACCCGCTCTTCAAGGGGGGCCAGAG caCCGTGGCAGGACAGGAGGACTGCTGGCTGCTCACCGGGACGTTGATCCAGACGGCGTCTCTGCAGCTGAAAGTCTGTCTGAACACGCAGTGTCTGGCGCTGCACAGCTTCACGGACATCCACCCag GTTTGTTCAACATCGGCAACACGCTGCTGGTGAGTCTGGACCTGTTCCTGAAGATGAGGGATGAGATCCACCTGGGTCAGCACCCGTCAGACGCTGCTGCCACCGTCCTGGACCACATCCACCGTCACCCTGGTAACGGCCGGGAGCTCCGCTCTCAGACCCCTGTCTGGGACATTTCCCCTCCTTCCCATCTTCTACTGGATCTCTACCGGGGCGGGACTTATTCTGATCCCCCGTCTTCTA TCCACGCCCTGGTCCCGGAGGAGGCGTCCCGGGTGCAGGCCCTGCTGCTGAGCGGCTACTGGGCCTTCGAGAGCCTGACGGTCCGGGACTACAACGACATGATCTGCGGGGTGTGTGGCGTGGCCCCCAAGGTGGAGGTGGCCCAGCGCTTCCCCCACAACGTCCTGGAGCTCCACAACGTGCAG TTCACGTGGCCGGAGACCCCCGGTCCGGACGAGGTCCACGTGGACGACTTCTGGCTGACCATGGAGAGCGAGGCCATCGAGCAGGCGGCCTTCCCCTCGGACATCCCCGTCACGCAGGTGGACGCCTCCATCGTGGCCCCCTTCATCCCCCCACTGATGCGGAGCCCGGCCGTCATCAACACGGAGAAGGACAAGGTCCCCTCCGACACGGCGCCCCCCGCAG GGGGCGCGGCGAGGCTGGTCCGGCTGATCCACGAGGGCCAGCTGAGGCTGGACGCGCTGGAGGATCACTcggaggaggagctccaggccaTGCTGCGCTGCTGCGGAGAGAGCCCCCCGCCCAGGCCACCAGG GAGGACCTGCTTGGCTCCCTGCTCTCCCTGTACGCTCACGTCCAGAACGGCCTCTCCACGGCCGCCAGccgcccccccacctcaccgcgGGGAAGCTGTCCAAGGTGTGCCCCCACAAG gtggtgtgCGGCTCCAAGTACCTGGTCCGGGGCGAGACGGCCCGGGACCACGTGGACCTGCTGGTGTCGTCCCGCTACTGGCCGCCGGTCTACGTGACGGAGGCGGCGCGGGCCGTGGCGCTCTGCACCGACCTGCACTACCCCGAGCTGGGGGGCCCAATGTGGGGCCGCAACCAGGGCTGCTTCTCGGACCCGCTGGACAGGCCAcaggtgtgcgcgtgtgtgtgtgtgtgtgtgtgtgtgtgtgtgtgtgtccaacctGTTAG